In the Phaeobacter gallaeciensis genome, one interval contains:
- a CDS encoding long-chain-fatty-acid--CoA ligase produces MLGKMMHKPLTISSLIEHAGRYHGNTTVTSVETSGEVVHSNWGEIEANARKLSAALKRLGIKAGERCGTIAWNNRRHLEIYFGVSGGGMICHTINPRLKPEQLIYIINHAEDQVLFIDATFVPAAGKLKEHLKTLKHIVLMGPRDEAAAEAVPGILFYDELLAAEGDDNSWPDLDENTPSSLCYTSGTTGNPKGVQYTHRTTVLHSMGGNQPDGLAISARDTVMAVVPMFHVNAWGVPYIAAAVGAKLVLPGPHLDGESLVKLIDGERVTLALGVPTIWMGLLQALEKTGSKAESLKRTVVGGSALPTVMIPTFRDKYGVELIHAWGMTETSPLGTLNNLLQKHDNLSVEEKGKIREGQGRPPYGVELRIVDEAGKRLPEDGETQGELQIRGHWIIDTYFGHDTSALTMDGWFDTGDVATIDADGYMIIRDRSKDIIKSGGEWISTVELEDIAMSHPKVAQAAAIAARHPKWDERPVVIAVRSDESLTEEELLAHYEGKVASWQIPDRVVFTDDLPLGGTGKVLKNKLRESFGDILLDA; encoded by the coding sequence ATGCTTGGCAAGATGATGCACAAACCGCTGACGATCAGCTCGTTGATCGAACACGCGGGCCGGTACCACGGCAACACCACCGTGACTTCGGTCGAAACCTCGGGCGAGGTCGTGCATTCCAACTGGGGTGAGATCGAGGCGAATGCCCGCAAACTGTCTGCCGCGCTGAAGCGTCTTGGCATCAAGGCAGGAGAGCGCTGCGGCACCATCGCCTGGAACAACCGCCGCCATCTGGAAATCTATTTCGGTGTCTCCGGTGGCGGGATGATCTGTCACACGATCAACCCGCGCCTGAAGCCGGAACAGCTGATTTACATTATCAACCACGCAGAGGATCAGGTGCTGTTCATCGACGCCACCTTTGTGCCTGCGGCGGGCAAGCTGAAAGAGCACCTGAAAACGCTGAAACACATCGTGCTGATGGGTCCGCGGGATGAGGCGGCCGCCGAGGCCGTGCCAGGCATCCTGTTCTACGACGAACTGCTGGCCGCCGAAGGCGATGACAACAGTTGGCCCGACCTTGATGAAAACACGCCGTCGAGCCTGTGCTATACCTCAGGTACCACGGGCAACCCCAAGGGCGTGCAATATACCCACCGCACCACTGTGCTGCACTCGATGGGCGGCAACCAGCCGGACGGGCTGGCGATCTCGGCGCGCGACACGGTGATGGCGGTGGTGCCGATGTTCCACGTCAACGCCTGGGGTGTTCCCTATATTGCGGCCGCCGTCGGAGCCAAGCTGGTTCTGCCGGGGCCGCATCTTGATGGGGAAAGCCTGGTCAAGTTGATCGATGGCGAGCGGGTCACCCTTGCGCTGGGCGTGCCGACCATCTGGATGGGGCTGTTGCAGGCGCTGGAGAAGACCGGCAGCAAGGCCGAAAGCCTGAAGCGTACCGTTGTGGGCGGCTCGGCCCTGCCGACGGTTATGATCCCGACCTTCCGCGACAAATACGGAGTGGAGTTGATCCACGCCTGGGGCATGACCGAAACCAGCCCGCTGGGTACGCTCAACAACCTTCTGCAGAAACACGACAACCTGAGCGTCGAGGAAAAGGGCAAGATCCGCGAAGGGCAGGGGCGTCCGCCCTATGGTGTCGAACTGCGCATCGTGGACGAGGCGGGCAAACGCCTGCCCGAGGATGGCGAGACCCAGGGCGAGTTGCAGATCCGTGGTCACTGGATCATCGATACCTATTTTGGCCATGACACCAGCGCGCTGACCATGGATGGCTGGTTCGATACCGGCGATGTCGCCACCATCGATGCCGATGGCTATATGATCATCCGCGACCGGTCCAAGGACATCATCAAGTCGGGCGGTGAGTGGATTTCGACGGTGGAGCTGGAAGACATCGCCATGTCCCACCCCAAGGTCGCCCAGGCGGCTGCCATCGCGGCCCGGCACCCCAAGTGGGATGAACGTCCGGTGGTGATTGCGGTGCGTTCCGACGAAAGTCTGACCGAAGAAGAGCTGTTGGCGCATTACGAAGGCAAGGTTGCAAGCTGGCAGATTCCGGACCGCGTGGTCTTTACCGATGATCTGCCGCTGGGCGGCACCGGCAAAGTGCTCAAGAACAAGCTGCGCGAATCATTCGGCGACATCCTTTTGGACGCTTGA
- a CDS encoding flagellar hook protein FlgE, with protein sequence MTISSSLYAGVSGLGANASRLASISDNIANSSTAGYKRVQTDFHSIVAGSSGGAYSAGGVRTTNVRLIDQRGPLVTTDNPTDLAVRDGGGFLPVTTLSEIAAGNGAPSMRLTTAGSFSMNSDGYLATESGLALLGWPTDAAGNTLAGAVDSSDGLEPIYLNKNQLVGEPTTKMQIGANLPATATEAGATSGVESLSIEYFDNLGSSENLDIEFTPTVPATGKSNQWTMTIKDTASGGAVVGEYTLEFDDSRTDGGNLASVTDVSGGAYDAATGSVIVTVDGGPIEINIGLIGENDGFTQVSDTFAPATITKDGATAGNLLGVDVDTSGFVRANYSTGASRILYKIPLVDMPNPNGMVSLDYQTFLPSADSGAFFLWNAGDGPTGEIAGFTREESSTDVAGELTNMIQTQRAYSSNAKVIQTVDEMLQETTNIKR encoded by the coding sequence ATGACCATTTCTTCGTCGCTATATGCGGGTGTATCCGGGCTCGGCGCGAATGCCAGCCGACTGGCCTCCATCTCCGATAACATCGCGAACTCCTCTACCGCTGGCTACAAGCGCGTCCAGACGGATTTCCATTCGATCGTGGCGGGGTCCTCTGGCGGTGCCTATAGTGCGGGCGGTGTGCGGACCACCAATGTGCGTCTGATTGATCAACGCGGTCCCCTGGTGACGACAGATAATCCGACAGACCTGGCAGTGCGCGACGGCGGTGGCTTCCTGCCTGTGACGACCCTTTCGGAAATTGCAGCAGGTAATGGCGCGCCGTCGATGCGGCTGACCACTGCGGGATCCTTCAGCATGAATTCCGATGGCTATCTCGCAACGGAATCGGGGCTGGCACTGCTTGGATGGCCGACAGATGCTGCCGGGAACACCTTGGCCGGCGCTGTGGACTCGAGCGATGGTCTGGAGCCGATATATCTGAATAAGAACCAGCTGGTCGGCGAGCCGACAACCAAAATGCAGATTGGTGCCAACCTGCCTGCGACAGCGACGGAGGCTGGCGCAACCTCAGGGGTTGAATCCCTGTCGATCGAGTATTTCGACAACCTTGGATCCTCGGAAAATCTGGATATCGAGTTCACTCCGACGGTGCCCGCGACCGGTAAATCCAACCAATGGACGATGACCATCAAAGATACCGCCAGCGGCGGCGCGGTTGTGGGTGAATATACTCTGGAATTTGACGACAGTCGCACCGATGGCGGCAATCTGGCTTCGGTAACTGATGTGAGCGGTGGTGCGTATGATGCTGCGACCGGTAGTGTTATCGTTACTGTCGATGGCGGCCCGATCGAAATCAATATCGGCCTGATCGGTGAAAATGATGGTTTCACCCAGGTTTCCGATACCTTTGCACCCGCGACCATCACCAAGGATGGTGCGACTGCGGGCAACCTGCTTGGGGTTGATGTAGACACGTCGGGCTTTGTGCGGGCCAATTATAGCACTGGCGCAAGCCGCATCCTCTACAAGATCCCGCTGGTCGATATGCCTAACCCCAATGGGATGGTGTCGCTGGACTATCAGACCTTCCTCCCGTCAGCAGATAGCGGTGCGTTCTTCCTGTGGAATGCGGGCGATGGACCCACCGGTGAAATTGCTGGCTTCACGCGTGAGGAATCTTCGACCGATGTGGCGGGTGAGCTGACCAACATGATCCAGACGCAGCGGGCCTATTCCTCGAACGCGAAGGTTATCCAGACCGTCGACGAGATGCTTCAGGAAACCACCAACATCAAGCGTTAA
- a CDS encoding TRAP transporter large permease → MTVFLILFALFALLLVGVPVAFALGGLGLSMLILGGFSPLMAPQAILSTLDGFILLAVPLFLLMSNVLLKGGVGRDLYAAVQAWVGHWPGGLAVATVISCGLFAAISGSSVATAATIGTVAIPEMISRGYERRFVYGLLAAGGTLGILIPPSIPMIIYGFVTEESVIALFLAGVGPGLALLVLFAGYSMIYASMKGMGRSEKATGAERRRATLRALPSIVLATVVVAGIYSGAFTPTEAAAIGFAFAVVITALVLRTLTWKAFWEAAVDSMATTVAILLIIAGAKVFGKAITLYRIPQEISAFISDAVSSPVMFVLLVAGILVVMGLVLEALSMVLIMTPVLLPAAMGLGFDPIWFGVFMVVMVEAALITPPVGLNLYVIQAVARATLGDVARGAIPFLLLMFFCVVLLYLVPDLALYIPFKL, encoded by the coding sequence ATGACGGTTTTCCTGATCCTTTTCGCCCTGTTCGCACTGCTGCTTGTCGGTGTTCCGGTTGCCTTTGCCCTTGGTGGGCTGGGCCTGTCGATGCTGATCCTTGGCGGGTTTTCTCCGCTGATGGCACCGCAGGCGATCCTCTCCACTCTGGATGGCTTCATTCTGCTGGCGGTGCCGCTGTTTTTGTTGATGTCCAATGTGCTGCTGAAAGGCGGCGTTGGGCGTGATCTATATGCCGCCGTGCAGGCCTGGGTTGGCCACTGGCCTGGTGGGCTGGCCGTGGCGACGGTGATTTCCTGCGGGTTGTTCGCCGCGATCTCCGGCTCTTCGGTGGCGACGGCCGCTACCATTGGTACCGTTGCCATCCCGGAAATGATCAGCCGCGGCTACGAGCGGCGGTTTGTCTACGGGCTTTTGGCGGCTGGCGGCACGCTGGGCATCCTGATCCCGCCGTCGATCCCGATGATCATCTACGGTTTCGTCACCGAGGAATCGGTGATTGCCCTGTTCTTGGCGGGTGTCGGCCCCGGTCTGGCGCTGCTGGTGCTGTTTGCGGGCTATTCGATGATCTATGCCTCGATGAAGGGCATGGGACGCAGTGAAAAGGCGACCGGAGCAGAACGCCGCCGCGCCACCCTGAGGGCGCTGCCGTCGATTGTGCTGGCCACCGTGGTTGTGGCGGGCATCTATTCCGGCGCCTTTACCCCGACCGAGGCCGCGGCCATCGGATTTGCCTTTGCCGTGGTCATCACCGCGCTGGTCCTGCGCACGCTGACCTGGAAAGCCTTCTGGGAGGCCGCGGTGGACAGCATGGCGACCACGGTCGCGATCCTGCTGATCATTGCGGGCGCCAAAGTGTTCGGAAAGGCGATCACCCTGTACCGTATCCCGCAGGAAATCAGCGCCTTCATCTCGGACGCGGTGTCCAGCCCGGTCATGTTCGTGCTGCTGGTGGCCGGTATCCTCGTGGTGATGGGGCTGGTGCTGGAGGCGCTGTCGATGGTGCTGATCATGACCCCGGTGCTGCTGCCTGCTGCCATGGGGCTGGGCTTTGATCCGATCTGGTTCGGCGTCTTCATGGTGGTCATGGTCGAGGCGGCCTTGATCACACCGCCGGTGGGGCTGAACCTTTACGTGATCCAGGCCGTGGCGCGCGCCACCCTTGGCGATGTGGCGCGTGGGGCGATCCCCTTCCTGCTCCTGATGTTCTTCTGTGTGGTGCTGCTCTATCTGGTGCCCGACCTTGCCCTTTATATTCCCTTCAAATTGTGA
- a CDS encoding isocitrate lyase/PEP mutase family protein translates to MTTPADRLRALLAQPRLHTMPCAYDALSAKLIEQAGFDLTFMTGFGASASRIGAPDLGLMSYGEVLDQARNIAGAISMPLIADGDTGYGNAMNVRRTVQGMANAGCAAVMIEDQLAPKRCGHTPGKAVVGREEAYDRIRAAVDAREEGQDILILARTDARHDHGLNEALTRAQKFRELGADIIFVEAPRSEAEMREVCAATDAPNMANIVEGGETPDLPPEALEEIGYRIAAYPLSLMASAMQAMMQTLAEMKVGQPRSNLMDFMELRRRIGFDDYYEASERYATSARPVTGAREGS, encoded by the coding sequence ATGACGACACCTGCTGACCGCCTGCGCGCGCTTCTTGCGCAGCCCCGCCTTCACACCATGCCCTGCGCCTATGATGCGCTGTCTGCCAAGCTGATCGAACAGGCCGGGTTCGACCTGACCTTCATGACCGGCTTTGGCGCCTCGGCCTCGCGGATCGGGGCGCCGGATCTGGGCCTGATGAGCTATGGCGAAGTGCTGGATCAGGCTCGCAATATCGCCGGGGCGATCTCCATGCCGCTGATTGCCGACGGGGACACCGGCTATGGCAATGCAATGAACGTGCGCCGCACGGTACAGGGGATGGCGAATGCGGGCTGCGCCGCCGTGATGATCGAGGATCAGCTGGCACCTAAACGCTGCGGTCACACACCGGGCAAGGCCGTGGTGGGCCGCGAAGAGGCCTATGACCGCATCCGCGCCGCCGTGGATGCACGTGAGGAAGGTCAGGATATCCTGATCCTTGCGCGCACCGATGCCCGTCATGATCACGGGCTGAATGAGGCGCTGACCCGCGCGCAGAAGTTCCGCGAGCTGGGCGCCGATATCATCTTTGTCGAGGCGCCCCGGTCCGAGGCGGAGATGCGCGAGGTCTGCGCGGCAACCGACGCACCCAATATGGCCAATATCGTCGAAGGTGGCGAAACCCCCGACCTGCCGCCCGAGGCGCTGGAGGAGATCGGGTATCGTATCGCAGCCTATCCGTTGTCGCTGATGGCCTCGGCGATGCAGGCAATGATGCAGACGCTGGCCGAGATGAAAGTGGGTCAGCCACGTAGCAACCTGATGGATTTCATGGAGCTGCGCCGCCGGATCGGATTTGACGACTACTACGAAGCCTCCGAGCGCTATGCTACATCGGCCCGCCCGGTGACCGGCGCGCGCGAAGGTAGTTAA
- a CDS encoding GMC family oxidoreductase: MQFDYVIVGGGSAGSTLASRLSEDPNTSVCLLEAGGRGDSILVRAPAAVVAMLPGRPKINNWAFETVPQPGLNGRKGYQPRGKALGGSSAINAMLYVRGHAGDYDEWAALGCDGWGWSDVLPYFQRAENNEAGGDAVHGGDGPLQVSHQKSPRPITRAFVEAGKALQIRETADFNTGDNEGIGLYQVTQFHAAEKNGERCSAAAAYLHPVMDRANLTVITGAHATKVLFQGKRATGVAYRKGGQDLTVNAGREAILCGGAFNSPQLLQLSGVGRPEDITPHGIGMVHELPGVGQNLQDHLDFTLAYKSKDRDNFGISLPGSVSLLKHINDWRKTGKGMLATPFAEGAAFLKTDPTLERADVQLHFVISIVDDHARKLHLGHGFSCHICVLRPKSRGSVGLTSGDPMAPPRIDPQFLSDPEDLTTLIRGVRKTRQIMQTPPLQGYIHKELFIEGEPDDAALEQHIRARSDTIYHPVGTCRMGQDEMAVVDPELKVRGMEGLRVVDASVMPRLIGGNTNAPTIMIAEKAADLIRNRAALAAE; this comes from the coding sequence ATGCAGTTCGACTATGTGATTGTGGGGGGCGGTTCAGCAGGGTCAACTCTGGCCTCAAGGCTCAGCGAGGATCCGAACACCAGCGTCTGCCTGCTGGAGGCAGGCGGGCGCGGTGACAGCATTCTGGTACGCGCACCGGCGGCGGTGGTCGCCATGCTGCCGGGCCGTCCCAAGATCAACAACTGGGCGTTTGAGACTGTGCCGCAGCCGGGCCTGAACGGGCGCAAGGGATACCAGCCGCGCGGCAAGGCGCTGGGCGGCTCCAGTGCGATCAACGCCATGCTATATGTGCGCGGTCATGCGGGTGACTATGATGAATGGGCAGCGCTGGGCTGTGATGGTTGGGGCTGGAGTGACGTGCTGCCCTATTTCCAGCGCGCCGAAAACAACGAAGCTGGCGGCGATGCGGTGCATGGCGGTGACGGCCCCCTGCAGGTCAGTCACCAGAAATCCCCGCGCCCCATCACTCGCGCCTTTGTCGAGGCGGGCAAGGCGCTGCAGATCCGCGAGACGGCGGATTTCAATACTGGAGATAATGAAGGCATCGGCCTTTATCAGGTGACGCAGTTCCACGCGGCGGAGAAGAATGGCGAGCGCTGCTCGGCCGCGGCAGCCTATCTGCACCCGGTGATGGATCGTGCGAACCTGACGGTGATCACCGGCGCCCACGCCACCAAGGTGCTGTTTCAGGGTAAGCGCGCCACCGGCGTTGCGTACCGGAAGGGCGGGCAGGATCTGACGGTCAACGCCGGGCGCGAGGCGATACTCTGCGGTGGCGCCTTCAATTCACCGCAACTGCTGCAGCTGTCGGGGGTGGGGCGCCCCGAGGATATCACGCCGCATGGGATCGGTATGGTGCACGAGTTGCCCGGCGTCGGGCAGAACCTGCAGGATCATCTCGATTTCACCCTCGCCTACAAAAGCAAGGACCGGGACAATTTCGGGATCTCTTTGCCGGGCAGCGTCAGCCTGCTGAAACACATCAACGACTGGCGCAAGACGGGCAAGGGGATGCTGGCGACTCCCTTTGCCGAAGGGGCGGCGTTCCTGAAGACCGATCCGACACTGGAGCGCGCGGATGTGCAGCTGCATTTCGTCATTTCCATCGTCGACGATCACGCCCGTAAGCTGCATCTGGGGCATGGCTTCAGCTGTCACATCTGTGTGTTGCGACCGAAATCGCGTGGCTCGGTCGGGCTGACCTCGGGCGATCCGATGGCGCCGCCGCGGATCGATCCGCAGTTCCTGTCCGATCCCGAGGATCTGACCACCCTGATCAGGGGCGTGCGCAAGACCCGGCAGATCATGCAGACGCCGCCCTTGCAGGGCTACATCCATAAGGAGCTGTTCATCGAAGGTGAGCCGGATGACGCAGCGTTGGAGCAGCACATCCGGGCGCGGTCGGATACGATCTATCATCCGGTGGGTACCTGCAGGATGGGGCAGGACGAAATGGCGGTCGTCGATCCGGAATTGAAAGTGCGCGGTATGGAGGGCCTGCGCGTTGTGGATGCATCGGTCATGCCGCGGCTGATCGGGGGCAACACCAACGCACCGACCATCATGATCGCAGAAAAAGCCGCGGATCTGATCCGCAACCGGGCGGCTCTGGCCGCCGAGTGA
- a CDS encoding OmpA/MotB family protein encodes MSAQSNVAPIIIKKKKSGGGDGHHGGAWKVAYADFVTAMMAFFLLMWLLNATTEKQRKGLADYFSPSIPLSRVSGGGNGAFSGDSMFTEDVKPQSGIGATDEHPTNARQAQGATGLMDASEQSAQEEVFRVVEEELKGLGGESMVSTDLARHIVTRVTDEGLIIELFETEDAALFEDGTAEPTPLFRDLVRMVARVSGTVANGIAIGGHIRSQPVVLAKNPVWELSHARADAARQLLESGGLKSSRIHRITGYADRTLAVENPMRVRNNRVEITLLRK; translated from the coding sequence ATGAGCGCTCAAAGCAATGTAGCTCCGATAATTATCAAGAAGAAAAAGTCAGGTGGTGGCGATGGTCATCACGGCGGTGCATGGAAGGTGGCCTACGCCGACTTCGTGACCGCGATGATGGCATTCTTCCTTCTGATGTGGCTCCTGAATGCGACCACTGAAAAGCAGCGCAAAGGTCTGGCTGACTATTTCTCGCCGTCCATTCCGCTCAGCCGGGTCTCCGGTGGCGGCAACGGCGCGTTCAGCGGGGACAGCATGTTCACCGAGGATGTCAAACCGCAAAGCGGCATTGGCGCGACGGACGAACACCCGACAAATGCGCGGCAGGCTCAAGGCGCGACCGGGCTGATGGATGCAAGCGAGCAGTCCGCCCAAGAGGAGGTTTTCCGGGTCGTCGAAGAGGAGCTGAAAGGGCTTGGCGGTGAAAGCATGGTCTCGACCGACCTGGCGCGCCATATCGTGACACGGGTCACCGACGAAGGTCTGATCATCGAATTGTTCGAAACCGAAGACGCAGCACTGTTCGAAGATGGTACAGCAGAACCGACGCCCTTGTTCCGCGATCTGGTGCGCATGGTGGCCCGGGTCAGCGGTACGGTAGCCAACGGTATCGCCATTGGCGGGCACATCCGGTCCCAGCCTGTGGTGCTTGCCAAGAACCCGGTGTGGGAGTTGTCGCACGCCCGGGCTGATGCCGCCCGCCAGTTACTCGAATCGGGTGGTCTGAAATCTAGCCGAATCCATCGGATCACAGGCTATGCCGACCGTACTCTGGCCGTTGAAAACCCCATGCGGGTTCGCAACAACCGCGTCGAAATCACCCTTTTGCGCAAGTAA